The DNA region CCAGATGCCAAAACAGCCAAAGCCATCCTGGGCCACCAGAGGGTTTCTGGGCCATGGAGCAAGTTGCAGATGGAGTTTATTGGCCCTCTGTCCCAAACAGCCCAAGGCAATAAGTATTGCCTAGTGGTCAGTGATATCTTCACCAAATGGGTGGAAGCATTCCCAGCTCGAAACAACTCAGCCAGCGCAACTGCAAAGATCCTGGTAGAGCACATCTTCTCACAGTGGGGCATCCCAAAGGAGATCCACTCAGATCACGGCCAACGCTTCATCGGGGAAGTCACAAAAGGGGTGTGCCAGGCCCTGGGAATCAAGCAAAAGCTCCACATCACAGGGCATTTCCAGAAGCCAGTCTCAGCAGAGGGGCCCAACCAACCACTGAAGACAGCACTGAGGAAGCTTGTGAGCCAGCAAAGGAAAGACTGGGATCTTAAGCTCCCACTGACCTTGCTGGCACTGAGGGGGTCTCTGGCATCTCAAACACTTTctcccccaaaatttcctccTGCAAGAGACCCGAAGTTTCTGGAACATTGGTGGCAAGGAGGGGAGCCCCCGGATGAAATGCAGCCCCGGGTGCTGATGGACCGGTGGGTCCAGGACATACTGAGGACGGTGTCAGCCACCTACCACCAACTCGCCTCAGTGCAGGAGACCAGCATCCCTAAGATGGATAAGCAGTTGGGAGTGCTACTGCGCCCCGTGGAGTGGAACACAGGGGACCTGGTGATATATCGAGGGGTTAGGGAGAAGAACCAGGTGCTGGAACCCCAGTGGATGGGGCCTGTTAGGGTTGTGAACAAGGCCAGCCCCTCTGTGTACCAGGTAGAAATCAGAAAAGGGGCAAAAAGGCAGGAGAAATGGTTCCATTCTTCACAATTAAAAGCATGGAAGGGAAACTAACGGGGCTGGAGAGCCCGCCTTGCTTATGTTTTGCAGATAAAGGAAAATGGAAGGCGATTGTGACCAACGGGAAGGGCGATCTTCGTGGCATCACCAGCCCTGTTTGTGCTGCGGGGAAAATGCTTTCAAATTTGTGATTGCAGGATTTACTTTGCTTTCTGGTATGTGCATAGTGCTGAGCACCCAGTGTGTCCAACCAACCCATCAGCATCTTGGTAAAAATGTCATTCATTCTCACTTAGAAAGGCACCTTGACACACAggccacagcccagcacaggcttAGGAGGCACACAAAAATTGGGACTCATTGGCCCTGGTCCCAAGCATACATAAAACACACGGGGATCATGGGATTAAATTCTAACAAAGGCTTAAATTTGTCAACAGTGGTTATGCATGGGGCAGAGGTGTACTTGGAAAATgagtggggctgggacagcacaAATAGACTTCCACAGCTGCTGGGAAAGGTGGGACAGCAAATAAAGGTGGGGTGCAGGGTAATTAATGGATCCACTCACCAGCGAGTAACTCAAATCTCtgtcactgaaataaaaactaagaagaatcagaacaaaatcTGTGCTGTGGAGAACTTGGACTGCTGGTACAATTTTACTTTGGTCCAGCCAGTCTTTGTGGTTTGCCTTTGGGCACACAACACCGTGGGGCTGTCCTTTAAATTTAAGATCAGCACCACAGCACCCTCCTTTGCTGCCATTAAGATCTCAAAGTGCCATTTTCTGGCCTGGCATGCGCCCCGTTATGTTGAAATTGGCAACCAGGTAAAACTGGAAATTAAATACTCCCAAGAAAATGTAGCTGACCCAGTGCAGATTAATGGCACCATCGTGACTGTCACAGCCCCTAACGGCCGCAAGTGGATCATTCCACTGACCTGCCTCTGTGAGACCAAAACACTTGATAGATCTGAATTAGATGCGGAGACTTCATGGTATAATCAGGATTATGGACGCTGCCCACACCTGATCATAACCCTCCAGGTGTGGTGTCAAGGAAACCTGAGCGTAGAAATGTCTCCCAAACTTGGAGGAAAGTGGTGGATAGGAGGCCCCGAAGGATTTAAAAAAGAATTTGCCATCATTGCTGTCTTGCccccttttgtttccaaaatagGTCCTTATGTAGtgaagaaaaatcacatccagGAGCTGTTGACAGGGCCTGTCCGGTCACTAAAGAAGGTGGTGCTGTCTCTCTCCACTGTTAATATTTCCTCTGTCAGACCACACTGTGCCCCCTTCCTGTCTACTCTGCACACTGGCTGGCTGGCATGGCTCCACAGCCGCTCCCTTCGGGGCACCCGGGCCAGGAgggacctgctggccacagcgctgggaggaggagctgctggcctgGGAGTCCTCAACAGCATGGATGCTGAAGTCTTGGCAAACAAGCTGGAGACTGTCACCTCGGGCGTGCAGGGCCTCCTCAAGCCCCTGAATTCATCCCTGTCCAGCCTTGGGATGGGGCAGTGGCTTGTGTCAGAGGTGCTGCCCACCTGGGAGCAAATAAGTGAGAAAGACCATCAGGTGCTGTTGCGAGCCCTGGGCATGGAACAAAGTAACGTCTCTCTTGCTCTTAGCTGCATCCAGGCCCAGATGTGGGTGCAGAGTGTTGTTGCAGGTATCCTGAGAGACGGTGACAACGGCGTCCTGCCCACTGAGATCCGAAAGATCGTGTGGGACGCGGCCACAGAGAAGGAGCGGCAGCTCCAAGCCTGGTGGAGGCTCGTCAACTTCACCCACGACCAGGCCCTTAATGCAGTCATTGCCCACGTCCTCACTGTGGCGGAGGCTCGCATTGAAAAGGTCTACCCCATCGTGGCCCTGGGGGTAAACACAAATGGGTCTGTGGTCTACCCCCTGGACCACCGCATGTGGGCCAGGGTGTCTGATGGGAGGTGGGAGACAGTAGATTTGGAAGCCTGCATTTTGGAGAGGGGGCTGGGATTCATATGCGAAGATGATGCCCTTAAGGCGAGCGATGTGTGCTTTGACACCAAAGAGGGGGTGTGCCACTTTGAGATCAACCCCCAGAGCAGTAACAAAACCATGCTAGTGTACGTAGGGAAAGGCTGCGTGTGCTTCAGAACGACGTGTAAATACGTGCAAATTAATGAAGCTTATAACCAGACCGTGTTTAGCGACTCAAATATGTGTGCTTGCAATGTAGCTACTATTAGAGGCTGTGATTTTGTGTATAAACCACCTGTGTTTACTAGCCAGTTGCTAATCAGAAACTATACCTTGTATCGTAGTATAACCCCGACCCCCATTGGTATGGATTTATCACTTGTAAAAGAAATGTTAGAGCATGCAAATTTGCAGCAGCTGCTAGAAAATGCCAAGGCCGAAGCTAAAAAGATCCTAATAACGGTTCACCATGATGGTAAAGTCATCAAACAGGTAATGGAACGAATTAAGAGGGCGGGAGAACACCACtggtgggaagtttttttcGGCTGGTCCCCCACGGCCACTGGCATTTTCAACGCGCTGCTGCACCCCATTGTAGTTATCCTGCTAATGCAAATCTGTGTGTGCTTTGCCATGGTAGCCACTTGTTACCGCATGAGGCAGGTGAAGCTCTGCTTTGATAACCAGGTGAAAGAAGCAGGGCTGGCCAAGAGCCTCCTGAAATAGTCAAGGGCAAGACTGGGTTGGCCTCTGTGTTTGCCACCAAGAAGATCTTTTGGCTCCGCTGTTGGCTGCAACCCAGTAGGCGTTGAGCGGTGGGGACACACGCCATGCCAGACCTTGATGAGAGGGATGCCCTTCTCTGTTACCAGAGGGCCATCCAGGAGGGGAGGATAGGCCAAGCAGCCTGCAGATGGCATGAGTCACAGAACggctgaggttggaagggacctcttgAGAGGTTTCGTTTAGTCTGAACCcacctgctcaagcagggtcacctAGAGCAGATTGCCCAGGACTGTGTTCAGCTGGGCTTTGACCATTTCCAtggatggagactccacaacttctctgggcaaaccTGTTTCATTGTTTGATCACCCTCATAGTAAAGAAGCAAAAGTTAGCATAAGTAGCTTGTTTTTGAACTTCCCATCCCCAAATACTAATGTTAAGAAGCTGCTGTTGTGTGATTTAAGAGTCCTTAAACCAGGGAGATGGGGGTAAGGAAAGCCAAGGACACTGTCTttggaaggaaagagaaggaaatgtaACACCTGAGCTTGGAAAAGCACCCACTGAAGACAGTGAGGGTGTGAACAGCCTCAAAGACTTGGAAAGATGGTAAAAGATGAGCAGAACAGAAGACCTTGTAATCACCATGGACTTTAAGGAGCTGAATCCACATGGACCTTTGCAGCACCACCTCCAGGTTGTCAAGACTCCCAGCACGTCTGGCCAGCGGGTTGGTGAGATCTTGTTTTTGGAGCCTGGACAtcactgctttgctttgcttttcttagTTGTGCATGTACTCAATAAATCTATCTGTTAGAGAATGGGCTGTCTGTTCAATCCCTGCCTCTCGCTCACTACCCAGGCTTGTACCCTTGGCTACACTGGGAAAGAGAAATCCtggttaaaaggaaaaaaatgtgggttttttcctcttttataagCCCAGATCTCTCACTTGCTTTTTTGTCTGCAGAATATTCACTCAAACACAAAAGATTTCTGCCTCGGGCTgcaggatggggctctgagctgATGCACAAACTCAGGCCCCTCTCCCACTCTGCCCCTCCTGACCTGCATCTCTCCACTGCCTCTGAATACAGAAAGAGCCTCAAAATACACATAGAGGGTCTCAAACAATTTTAAAACATGGGCAATTTCAAGAATTGGATTAACCACCTCATTTCCAGGCCATGTTCAATTTCATCTCAGAGATGCTGCACTCTCTGAGAATGAGGCAGGGGGTGGGGGGTTACACAGACGAAAAACTCTTTGCAATTTAGGTTGAAATAAATAGATGAAGTCCTTTAACCCAGCAGAAACCAAGCAAAAACTGAGAAATGAATTTAAAACCCACTTTTCACAATCACCAGGCTGAGAAGTGCAAAGAAATATCATGTTGCCGCAGCATAGGTGTTTTAAAGAAATTCAAAACTTCCATGAAGACACTTCCCcttaaaaatatacattataACTGAGctcatgaaaatataaataaataaatcatggTCTAAACCCATAGaaatccattttttccccctccaagAACCACAAATACACCCCTTTCACCCTTGGGATGGGAGGTTGAACTCTCCCTGCACCCCACCCACCTGGCTGGGAAAGGGCCATTACCTGGCCCCCTCTATGCTTTGCTGCTCCCTTCAGTTTCCCCATCACAAAGCCTCACAGAAAACACACGGTTATTTTAGTTAAAACACCTTTCTTACTTTTTAACACCTCACATTTTTCATGAGAATTAATTTCCCAGTGAATAATTACCCTTTTACACAAAGCCTTTGCCCCTTACAGCACAGAAAATTCCCATTACCCACTCTTCAATCCCACACATGCACCATGAGTGTGGCCCAGCAGGGATTAGCCCTGGGATGATGGGATAGCCATAGGAGAAGGGGTTCCTACACCCACACCCAGGTTTGAGCTGAGCACAGACCCCTGCATGTGcatcctctgcagctgcaccgAGCTGCTCCCTCTGCACATCCAGCTCATGTGTGCACGTGGGTTGGGAAAGTTTAGAAAACTATAAAGCTTAGAAAACGATGAAGTTTGCCTCCCTTCACTGCCATTTGTTAATCACCACAAATCAAGGAGGGTTTTTCACAGTAGCAGCATgactgctgtggctgtggcacaCTTGGGGTTGCAGCCTGGGGGCAGGGCTTCAGGATTTGTCTGCTCTTCCAGCAGTTTCAGTAGATGCCAGAAAAGATTCTACCCAAACCTTCCTGCTCTTCTGAGTCAAGTGGGTAACACAACCGGATTTATTCCCTGGTCTGTTTGTCCCTGTCCTCTCTGCTTTGGGGCAGAGTGGACTCTGTGCAGTACATGTGAGCTGTGGCCT from Anomalospiza imberbis isolate Cuckoo-Finch-1a 21T00152 chromosome 4, ASM3175350v1, whole genome shotgun sequence includes:
- the LOC137473174 gene encoding uncharacterized protein, yielding MEGDCDQREGRSSWHHQPCLCCGENAFKFVIAGFTLLSGMCIVLSTQCVQPTHQHLGKNVIHSHLERHLDTQATAQHRLRRHTKIGTHWPWSQAYIKHTGIMGLNSNKGLNLSTVVMHGAEVYLENEWGWDSTNRLPQLLGKVGQQIKVGCRVINGSTHQRVTQISVTEIKTKKNQNKICAVENLDCWYNFTLVQPVFVVCLWAHNTVGLSFKFKISTTAPSFAAIKISKCHFLAWHAPRYVEIGNQVKLEIKYSQENVADPVQINGTIVTVTAPNGRKWIIPLTCLCETKTLDRSELDAETSWYNQDYGRCPHLIITLQVWCQGNLSVEMSPKLGGKWWIGGPEGFKKEFAIIAVLPPFVSKIGPYVVKKNHIQELLTGPVRSLKKVVLSLSTVNISSVRPHCAPFLSTLHTGWLAWLHSRSLRGTRARRDLLATALGGGAAGLGVLNSMDAEVLANKLETVTSGVQGLLKPLNSSLSSLGMGQWLVSEVLPTWEQISEKDHQVLLRALGMEQSNVSLALSCIQAQMWVQSVVAGILRDGDNGVLPTEIRKIVWDAATEKERQLQAWWRLVNFTHDQALNAVIAHVLTVAEARIEKVYPIVALGVNTNGSVVYPLDHRMWARVSDGRWETVDLEACILERGLGFICEDDALKASDVCFDTKEGVCHFEINPQSSNKTMLVYVGKGCVCFRTTCKYVQINEAYNQTVFSDSNMCACNVATIRGCDFVYKPPVFTSQLLIRNYTLYRSITPTPIGMDLSLVKEMLEHANLQQLLENAKAEAKKILITVHHDGKVIKQVMERIKRAGEHHWWEVFFGWSPTATGIFNALLHPIVVILLMQICVCFAMVATCYRMRQVKLCFDNQVKEAGLAKSLLK